A window from Chaetodon trifascialis isolate fChaTrf1 chromosome 5, fChaTrf1.hap1, whole genome shotgun sequence encodes these proteins:
- the tstd1 gene encoding thiosulfate:glutathione sulfurtransferase: protein MASSVIKEISYEDLKALVGKSQNLVLVDVRSKEELEKGRIPGSVHIPIDTVEAALSMEPEAFKAKYGVTKPTVDAPELVFHCHMGKRGGMATSKAYELGYVNARNYAGAYKEWSEKEGK from the exons ATGGCGAGCTCAG TCATCAAGGAAATCTCCTATGAAGATCTGAAAGCGCTAGTGGGAAAGAGCCAGAATCTGGTTCTGGTTGATGTCCGCAGCAAAGAGGAACTGGAGAAAGGACGTATTCCAGGATCTGTACACATCCCCA TTGATACAGTAGAAGCTGCTCTTTCAATGGAGCCAGAAGCATTCAAGGCCAAGTACGGAGTAACCAAGCCAACAGTGGACGCACCAGAACTGGTATTTCACTGTCACATGGGGAAGAGAGGGGGAATGGCCACAAGCAAGGCCTACGAACTTGGATACGTGAA TGCACGTAATTATGCTGGAGCATACAAGGAGTGGTCtgagaaagaaggaaagtga
- the top6bl gene encoding type 2 DNA topoisomerase 6 subunit B-like: MLKEIQQVLRLVMLLEKQRKQHVLKTAGGLLVLLWTETASVQSLNCTVAAAGPWCRGIKMEALQPVVTDLQESMFPCLWPCPQPDPEELCAFTDLYGSLRLLLSFQMKDARLLSSEWCARIEAFLGTVSLMNAGIKIHLRFKFSLQTFQRDFSVKIKSKISWANQPSRILDVTCSTQPPECVKKGCWCQGGHPVCGDKLPLSIPPEAMEQGLFGELSVQPVTLLSPCVLQYPNLATQITHIQVLVCGPSNVPVTGPSPFFQNLPAHLDCQELGLHGLRCSSFKDGVHSGGCVYATEQENWKDAEQESSLCRMQQNLLLFLFLQHSDPFSHQLSDLMDTEVLIEHHLEDILSNNRQAVTTALQTELKNALKAQKRRKKDQEKLRSAAEVILGSTMGIVSCSSNMDFRNACLSRMKVRDTHDLSASLCESLSRVTSWKFIPRGRCYAAQMEEHPESDEPTRTEI; the protein is encoded by the exons ATGCTAAAAGAAATACAGCAG GTGCTGCGGTTGGTCATGCTTttggaaaagcaaagaaaacagcatgttttaaaGACAGCAGGGGGACTCTTGGTGCTTCTGTGGACTGAAACAGCTTCTGTTCAAAGTCTGAACTGCACTG TTGCAGCTGCTGGTCCCTGGTGCAGAGGCATTAAAATGGAAGCTCTCCAGCCTG TCGTCACAGATTTGCAGGAGAGCATGTTTCCCTGTCTGTGGCCGTGTCCTCAGCCGGACCCTGAGGAGCTGTGTGCCTTCACTGACTTGTATGGCTCCCTCAGATTACTGCTGTCATTTCAG ATGAAAGATGCAAGACTTCTCTCTTCAGAGTGGTGTGCTCGTATAGAAGCGTTTCTCGGCACAGTCAGTTTAATGAATGCAGGG aTCAAAATCCACCTCAGGTTCAAATTCAGTCTGCAGACCTTTCAGCGAGACTTTAG CGTGAAGATCAAGAGTAAAATTTCATGGGCAAACCAACCGTCACGAATCTTGGATGTCACATGTAGCACACA GCCTCCAGAGTGTGTGAAGAAAGGATGCTGGTGTCAGGGAGGACACCCTGTCTGTGGAGACAAGTTGCCACTCAGTATCCCACCTGAAGCCATGGAGCAGGGTCTGTTTGGAGAGCTCAGTGTCCAGCCTGTGACACTTCTGAGCCCCTGTGTGCTGCAGTAccccaatctggcaacacaaATCACTCACATACAA gtgttggTATGTGGCCCCAGTAATGTTCCTGTCACAGGCCCCTCCCCCTTCTTCCAGAACCTCCCTGCACATCTGGACTGTCAGGAACTGGGCCTGCATGGCCTTCGCTGCTCCTCCTTCAAAG ATGGTGTGCACAGTGGTGGTTGTGTGTACGCCACAGAGCAAGAAAACTGGAAGGATGCAGAACAAGAATCAAGTCTTTGTCGAATGCAGCAGAATCTCctgctttttctcttcctgcagcACAGCGACCCATTCTCCCATCAGCTCTCTGATCTCATGG acacagaggtgcTGATAGAGCACCACCTGGAGGATATTCTGAGTAACAACAGGCAGGCGGTCACAACAGCACTGCAAACTGAGCTGAAGAACGCACTGAAAGcccaaaaaaggagaaaaaag GACCAAGAGAAGCTGCGTTCAGCTGCTGAGGTGATACTCGGTTCAACCATGGGTattgtgagctgcagcagtaacATGGACTTCAGAAATGCCTGTCTGAGCCGCATGAAG gtgCGTGACACTCATGACTTGTCAGCCTCCCTCTGTGAATCACTGAGTAGGGTAACATCATGGAAATTCATTCCCAGGGGCAGGTGCTATGCCGCCCAG ATGGAAGAACATCCTGAGAGTGATGAGCCCACCAGAACAGAAATCTGA